The Mesobacillus jeotgali genome window below encodes:
- a CDS encoding two-component system regulatory protein YycI, whose product MDWSRIKTIFILTFLVLDVYLVYQFMNTRDAAQYEIPKEATLEEKLKNDDITYVELPDIKKKEQYLSVRTKVFTTEEIGKAKGQTISLGDGTSIESKLDKPFKLTSKFQPAELSDFIKANIFAGEEYKFWSKNDEEKTITYYQEYDNKTFYYNSNAKLTFFFNENNEVTSYKQTYVEIIDELSETEELLPPLRALETLYKKGLIKPKSEITDFKLGYSTLVSLTASHVVTPTWRIEVNGKENLFVHAFEGRVIPLSDGENKMTE is encoded by the coding sequence ATGGATTGGAGTAGGATCAAGACAATCTTTATTCTCACGTTCCTCGTCCTTGATGTTTACCTTGTTTATCAGTTCATGAATACGAGGGATGCTGCCCAGTATGAAATTCCAAAGGAAGCGACCCTGGAGGAAAAGCTGAAGAATGATGATATCACCTATGTTGAACTCCCTGATATTAAAAAGAAAGAACAGTATCTAAGTGTGCGGACGAAAGTTTTCACGACCGAGGAGATAGGAAAGGCCAAAGGGCAGACAATCAGTCTGGGAGATGGGACTTCTATTGAATCTAAGCTGGACAAGCCGTTTAAATTAACGAGCAAGTTCCAGCCAGCCGAGCTATCTGATTTTATAAAAGCGAACATTTTTGCTGGTGAAGAGTATAAGTTCTGGAGTAAGAATGATGAAGAAAAAACGATCACGTATTACCAGGAATATGACAATAAGACATTTTACTATAACAGCAATGCAAAATTGACGTTCTTTTTCAATGAAAATAATGAAGTGACTTCGTATAAGCAAACGTATGTGGAGATCATCGATGAGCTCTCGGAAACAGAAGAATTGCTGCCGCCATTAAGGGCGTTGGAAACTCTATATAAAAAAGGTTTGATCAAGCCGAAGAGTGAAATTACCGATTTTAAATTAGGATATTCCACTCTTGTTTCCCTGACTGCATCACATGTCGTGACACCGACATGGAGGATTGAAGTCAATGGCAAGGAGAACCTTTTTGTACACGCATTCGAGGGTCGGGTCATCCCGTTGTCTGACGGAGAAAATAAAATGACGGAGTGA
- a CDS encoding two-component system activity regulator YycH, which yields MTYENIKSVILTFLVALSGFLTWNIWTYQPDYELVNNQKTVEEINIATQKELKKIVKPHQIIYHVGGKQFGSVDNGHIDDLIGVISKWKYFDMEQYPGRISDFNERIVQGENTEIIFPDEVPIELYKRVLNIDEKNIPKFDFDRIIINSETQQKQEGIVYFYSQKNQEVYVSNVSPSYINSFTKKYYDSSRRLTPYFLYTVSDIRKIYLPTEEVNMVMHTYYQNPLDSEQFKDALFADPSFVQRSMVDGVEEYTDDASKMIVDTQTNMINYVNPVRTGDSIIGTNNVLQKSIEFVNSHGGWTETYRYVYKDDFNQNVLFRLYSKEGYPVFNQIGMSEIYQQWRQSEISRYVRPGFHLELPLNPDVVTKTLPSGYEALEYLQSKKDFKLELLQNLMPGYYMTQGPENSLILLEPGWFYLYDQQWRQLIWEEELNNGLE from the coding sequence ATGACATATGAAAATATAAAATCTGTTATTTTAACATTTCTCGTCGCGCTGAGTGGTTTTTTAACCTGGAATATTTGGACATACCAGCCGGATTATGAGTTGGTCAACAATCAAAAAACAGTTGAAGAAATCAACATTGCCACACAGAAGGAACTTAAGAAAATCGTTAAGCCACACCAGATTATTTATCATGTAGGCGGGAAACAGTTTGGCTCTGTAGACAATGGCCATATTGATGATCTTATTGGAGTCATTTCGAAATGGAAGTACTTTGATATGGAACAGTATCCCGGACGAATCAGTGATTTTAATGAAAGAATAGTCCAGGGTGAAAATACCGAAATCATTTTTCCGGATGAAGTACCGATTGAACTCTATAAAAGAGTATTGAATATTGACGAGAAGAATATTCCGAAGTTTGATTTCGACCGAATCATCATCAATTCCGAAACCCAGCAAAAGCAAGAGGGAATTGTCTATTTTTACTCGCAAAAAAACCAGGAAGTCTATGTCAGCAATGTCAGTCCTTCCTATATAAATAGTTTTACAAAAAAATACTATGATTCTTCAAGAAGGCTGACGCCATATTTCCTATATACCGTTTCAGACATTAGGAAGATCTATCTGCCAACCGAAGAAGTGAATATGGTGATGCACACCTATTACCAAAATCCATTGGATTCAGAACAGTTCAAGGATGCGCTATTCGCGGATCCGAGCTTTGTTCAGCGCAGCATGGTTGATGGCGTGGAGGAATACACTGATGATGCCAGCAAAATGATCGTGGATACGCAAACCAATATGATTAACTATGTGAATCCGGTCCGGACTGGTGATTCGATTATCGGCACGAACAATGTTTTACAGAAAAGCATTGAGTTTGTGAATAGCCATGGCGGCTGGACGGAAACGTACCGATATGTGTACAAGGATGATTTTAACCAGAATGTCCTTTTCCGACTGTACAGCAAGGAAGGTTATCCTGTGTTTAACCAAATTGGGATGTCAGAGATTTATCAGCAGTGGCGACAGTCGGAGATCAGCCGATATGTGCGCCCTGGATTCCACCTGGAGCTCCCTTTGAATCCAGATGTCGTTACAAAGACATTGCCATCTGGATATGAAGCGCTGGAGTACCTGCAAAGCAAAAAGGATTTCAAGCTGGAGCTGCTTCAAAACCTAATGCCTGGCTATTACATGACACAGGGACCAGAAAATTCATTGATTCTGCTGGAGCCAGGCTGGTTCTATTTATATGATCAGCAGTGGCGGCAGCTGATATGGGAGGAGGAATTGAATAATGGATTGGAGTAG
- the rlmH gene encoding 23S rRNA (pseudouridine(1915)-N(3))-methyltransferase RlmH encodes MNISIVTVGKLKEKYLKQGIEEYLKRLGSYAKVEVIEVPDEKAPEELSDTEMIQVKQKEGERILSKIGLDTYVIALAINGKLKSSEELADTLDKLATYGKSKIAFVIGGSLGLSDEVLKRSDEQLSFSKMTFPHQLMRLILVEQIYRAYRINRGEPYHK; translated from the coding sequence GTGAATATCTCAATCGTAACGGTTGGCAAATTGAAAGAAAAATACCTCAAACAAGGGATTGAGGAGTATTTAAAACGTCTGGGAAGCTATGCAAAAGTGGAAGTCATCGAGGTGCCTGACGAAAAAGCCCCGGAGGAATTGAGCGATACTGAGATGATCCAGGTCAAGCAAAAAGAAGGCGAGCGGATCCTATCGAAAATTGGACTCGATACCTATGTTATCGCCCTCGCCATTAATGGAAAGCTCAAATCATCAGAAGAACTTGCAGACACACTCGATAAACTAGCGACGTACGGAAAAAGCAAAATCGCTTTTGTTATCGGAGGATCACTTGGATTGAGTGATGAAGTATTGAAAAGGTCCGATGAACAACTATCCTTCTCCAAAATGACATTCCCTCACCAATTAATGCGATTGATCCTTGTTGAGCAAATTTACCGTGCTTACAGGATAAATCGCGGTGAACCGTATCACAAGTGA
- a CDS encoding CxxH/CxxC protein — protein MKYCCGEHVELALDEAVDEFETAPQLTKLESVDKSEFVCGYCGQPAVYIVANE, from the coding sequence ATGAAGTATTGCTGCGGTGAACATGTAGAATTGGCGCTGGATGAAGCGGTTGATGAGTTTGAAACAGCACCACAATTAACGAAGTTAGAGTCTGTTGATAAGTCGGAGTTTGTTTGTGGATACTGTGGACAACCTGCTGTATATATTGTGGCGAACGAATGA
- a CDS encoding MBL fold metallo-hydrolase has product MSLHFSVLASGSTGNAIYVETEGQSFLVDAGLSGKQMEALFKQIGRSMKDLSGILVTHEHSDHIKGIGIVARKYKLPIYANEKTWKAMDGLIGEVPLEQKFSFDMETVKTFGGLDIESFGVSHDAAEPMFYVFHKEGKKLVLITDTGYVSDRMKGIISNADAYVFESNHDVQMLRMGRYPWSVKRRILSDYGHVSNEDAAVAMSEVAGDNTKRIYLAHLSTDNNMKDLARMSVSQTLEGRGIIVGEQFDLIDTDPKTPTPLTAI; this is encoded by the coding sequence ATGAGTTTGCATTTTAGTGTTCTCGCAAGCGGGAGTACGGGAAATGCGATCTATGTGGAGACGGAGGGCCAATCCTTTTTAGTGGATGCTGGATTGAGCGGCAAACAGATGGAGGCTTTATTCAAGCAAATTGGCCGTAGTATGAAAGACCTCTCTGGTATATTAGTGACGCATGAACATAGCGATCATATAAAAGGCATAGGAATCGTTGCCCGTAAGTACAAACTGCCAATCTATGCGAATGAAAAAACATGGAAAGCGATGGACGGATTGATTGGGGAAGTTCCGCTTGAGCAGAAATTCTCTTTTGACATGGAAACTGTGAAAACATTCGGCGGCCTTGATATCGAATCCTTCGGTGTCTCGCACGACGCGGCTGAGCCAATGTTCTACGTATTCCACAAAGAAGGCAAGAAACTGGTGCTCATCACAGACACAGGCTATGTCAGTGACCGGATGAAAGGGATCATTTCCAATGCTGATGCCTATGTGTTTGAAAGCAACCATGACGTCCAGATGCTGAGGATGGGAAGGTACCCTTGGAGTGTCAAGCGCCGGATCCTAAGTGATTATGGCCATGTCTCTAATGAGGACGCCGCTGTCGCGATGAGCGAAGTCGCAGGAGATAATACGAAACGAATTTATCTGGCTCATTTAAGCACAGATAATAACATGAAAGACCTAGCACGTATGTCAGTCTCCCAAACCTTGGAGGGCAGGGGCATTATAGTAGGAGAGCAGTTCGATTTGATTGATACAGATCCGAAGACCCCAACCCCTTTGACAGCCATTTAA
- a CDS encoding S1C family serine protease, giving the protein MGYYDQDYQSRYKPQNGRKGGFFWASLAGAVIGALLVIFSIPILANLDVLPYKIEPHNQTAVTDEDPSEESEEGNTSKKNVSIDVYSQITEAVDKAGDAVVGITNIQESTSFWGQSQESGGTGSGVIYKKEGGKAYIVTNHHVVAEASELEVSLSDGTKVPAKLLGSDIWTDLAVLEVPSEQIKVVAEFGNSDNLKPGEPVIAIGNPLGLTFSGSVTQGIISGLERAIPVDINQDGTPDWQAEVLQTDAAINPGNSGGALINIDGQVVGINSMKIAQSAVEGIGLSIPINYAAPIIEDLEKTGEVQRPFMGVELASVNEISSYHQQNTLKLPKEVNYGVAIRGVQPNSPAAQAGLKEYDVIVEMDGEEIRDVVDLRKHLYNKKKVGDDMQIKYYRNGQLEETTMKLGGETL; this is encoded by the coding sequence TTGGGTTATTATGATCAAGATTATCAAAGCAGGTATAAACCGCAAAACGGCAGGAAAGGCGGCTTTTTCTGGGCCAGCCTGGCAGGTGCAGTCATAGGTGCATTATTGGTGATCTTCTCGATTCCTATACTAGCTAACTTGGATGTGCTGCCATACAAAATAGAACCTCATAATCAAACAGCTGTTACCGACGAAGATCCAAGTGAAGAAAGTGAAGAAGGCAATACCTCTAAAAAAAATGTATCCATTGATGTTTACTCACAGATCACTGAAGCCGTCGACAAGGCAGGAGATGCAGTAGTGGGCATTACGAATATCCAGGAGAGCACGAGTTTCTGGGGCCAATCCCAGGAATCAGGCGGAACGGGATCGGGCGTAATTTATAAGAAAGAGGGCGGCAAAGCCTATATAGTCACAAACCATCATGTTGTGGCCGAAGCCTCCGAACTAGAAGTCAGCCTTAGCGACGGAACGAAAGTACCTGCTAAGTTGTTAGGAAGCGATATCTGGACAGACCTGGCTGTATTGGAGGTTCCTTCTGAACAAATAAAAGTCGTAGCGGAATTCGGCAATTCAGACAATCTAAAACCAGGTGAACCGGTCATCGCAATCGGTAACCCGCTTGGGCTTACTTTTTCAGGATCCGTTACACAGGGGATCATCTCTGGTTTAGAACGCGCGATTCCAGTCGATATCAATCAGGATGGAACCCCCGATTGGCAGGCAGAGGTTTTACAGACCGATGCAGCGATCAACCCTGGAAACAGTGGAGGAGCTTTGATTAATATCGATGGCCAGGTGGTTGGCATAAATTCGATGAAAATTGCCCAAAGTGCTGTAGAAGGGATCGGTTTATCGATTCCAATCAATTACGCAGCTCCAATCATTGAGGATTTGGAGAAGACAGGTGAAGTACAGCGGCCATTCATGGGTGTTGAATTAGCCTCAGTCAATGAAATTTCATCCTACCACCAGCAGAATACACTGAAACTTCCTAAGGAAGTGAATTATGGTGTGGCAATCAGAGGTGTACAGCCAAATTCACCTGCGGCTCAGGCAGGATTGAAAGAATATGACGTCATTGTTGAAATGGATGGCGAGGAGATCCGCGATGTAGTGGATTTACGCAAACATCTTTACAATAAAAAGAAAGTTGGCGATGATATGCAAATCAAATATTATCGAAATGGCCAGCTGGAAGAAACGACAATGAAGCTGGGCGGAGAAACATTATAA